The genomic stretch AAGAAAAAGAAAACCAAGAAGTAATATATTAAGGAAACAACCATGAGCGATCTTAAGAACAAAGACCCGGAAATATTTAAATCCATCATCGACGAGACCGAACGCCAGGAATACGGCCTGGAGCTGATAGCCTCCGAGAATTTCGTCTCCGAAGAGGTGATGGAGGCCCAGGGCTCGGTGATGACCAACAAGTATGCCGAGGGCTATCCCGGTAAACGCTACTATGGCGGCTGCGAGTTCGTGGACGTGGCCGAGAATATCGCCCGGGACCGGGCCAAAAAACTCTTCGACTGCGAATACGCCAACGTCCAGCCGCATTCCGGCTCCACCGCCAACCAAGCGGTATACTTTACATTCTGCCAGCCGGGCGACGTGGTGCTGGGGATGGACCTGGCCCACGGCGGACACCTGACCCACGGCTCGCCGGTGTCCTTCTCGGGAAAGATGTATAAAATATTCTCCTACGGGGTCAAAAAGGAGACCGGATATATCGACATGGATGACGCGGCCAAGAAGGCCCGGGAGCACAAGCCCAAGATGATCATCGTGGGGGCCTCGGCCTACAGCCGGCATTACGATTTCGCCAAATTCCGGGAGATCGCCGACGAGGTGGGCGCCTACCTGTTCGCCGATGTGGCCCATCCGGCCGGGCTGATCGCCGCCGGACTGCATCCCTCGCCCATTCCCCATTGCCATGTGGTCACCACCACCACCCATAAGACCCTGCGCGGCCCGCGGGGCGGGATGGTGCTGATCGGCCAGGACAGCGAAAACCCCTTCGGGATCAAGCTCAAGACCAAGGCCGGTGAGCGGCTGAAGATGATGTCCGAGGTGATGGACAGCACCGTGATGCCCGGCATCCAGGGCGGCCCGCTGATGCACGTGATCGCCGCCAAGGCGGTAGCATTCAAGGAGGCGTTGGAGCCGTCATTCAAGACTTACGCCCAGCAGGTGATCGACAATGCCCGGGCTTTGGCCGCCAGCCTGGTGGAGAGGGGATATTCCATCGTCTCCGGCGGCACCGACAACCATCTGATGCTGATAGATCTGACCGACAAGAACATCACCGGCAAGGAGGCCGAGAATGCCCTGCATGCCGCCGGGATCACCGTCAACAAGAACATGGTGCCGTTCGACACCCGCAGCCCCTTCGTGACCTCCGGCTTCCGGATGGGCACCGCGGCCCTGACCACCCGGGGCATGAAGCAGAATGAGATGAAGCTGGTGGCCGGTATGATCGACAAGGTCCTGTCAAATATCGGAAACGAAAGCAAAATCAAAGAAGTATCCGGCGAGATCAGGGAGCTGTGCCGGCAATTTCCCCTGTATCCCAACCTATTGAAAGGATAAGAAATGGGAGAGATCAAACAGTTAGGCAAGGTCCAGTTCGGGGATGTGGTGGCCACCGCCATCAAGGAACACTGGTCCGGCGTGCTGACCATCGACAATCCCGAATACACCGAATACGTGGAATTCAAGGGGGGCTCCATCTCCGGCTTCTCCTCGGCCGAACGGAAGAAGCTGATAGGAGAGATACTGACCGCCGGCGGGCATTTAAGCCCGGAAGAGATCAAGAGGGCGGTCGACCACCAGAAGCAGAACGGTGGCAGGTTGGGCGACATACTGGTGGAGTTGGAGATGATAACCCGGCAGCGGCTGGAGGAGGCCATGGCCCTTCACCAGATGAGCGTGCTGGCCCTGTGCCTTTCGGCCAAGGACAGCGAGCTGTCCTTCGAGCCGGATATCGCCCTGGAAAGCAAGCAATAGATAATGCCGCTTAAGAAGAAAGCCGCCAGACCGGCCAAAATATCCGGCCGGGCTAAAATATTGCCCGGGAAAAAAGCCCGGCCCAGCTGGGAGAAGTTTTTTATTGACCTGGCCCGGATGGTCTCCACCAGGTCCACCTGCCTGCGGCGCCAGGTGGGGGCGGTGGTGGTGCGCGATAAGCGGATACTGGCCACCGGTTATAACGGGGCTCCTTCGGGGATGGAGCATTGCGACCAGGTGGGCTGCATTCGGGAGCAGCTGAAAGTGCCCTCCGGCGAGCGTCACGAGATCTGCCGGGCCATCCATGCCGAGCAGAACGCCATCATCCAGGCGGCCACCTTCGGGGTGTCGCTGGCCGGGGGCACCATCTACATAACCCATCACCCCTGCGTGCTGTGCTCCAAGATGCTCATCAACTCCGGGATCAAGAAGGTGGTGTACCAGCAGGGCTATCCGGATGAGCTATCACGCCTGATGCTCAAGGAAGCAAAACTCAAAACAACCAAGTGCCGGCCATGAAAACAGCCAGGGAGAAGGCCATCCGGGCTTACATAGGATTGGGCTCCAACCTGGGCAAGCGCCTGGGAAACATCCGGAGCGCCATCGCCGCGCTGGAGCAGGTCCCGGGCATTGCCATCAATACCATCTCCTCGGTCTACGAGACCGAGCCGTTGGGAAATGTCAGCCAGCCAAAATTCCTTAATTCGGTGGCGGAGATCGAGACCGGGCTGCCGGCCGCCGAACTGCTGATGACCCTGCAGCGGATAGAAAAACACCTGGGCCGGAAGCGGCAGCTAAAGGATGAACCCCGGATCATCGACCTGGATATCCTGTACTACGATCGGCTGGTGATCAGCACCGAGGAATTGTCCATCCCCCATGCCCAGGCAACCCAGAGGGCCTTCGTGATGATCCCCCTGCTGGAGATCTCCCCGAATCTGGTCGACCCCTCCCGTAAAAAGAAAATAAGCGAAATCCTGGCAAGCTTGGACGCCAAAGGCCAGGGCGTGAGAAAATTAGATAAGAGCAGATATTAAACGAT from Candidatus Edwardsbacteria bacterium encodes the following:
- the folK gene encoding 2-amino-4-hydroxy-6-hydroxymethyldihydropteridine diphosphokinase; protein product: MKTAREKAIRAYIGLGSNLGKRLGNIRSAIAALEQVPGIAINTISSVYETEPLGNVSQPKFLNSVAEIETGLPAAELLMTLQRIEKHLGRKRQLKDEPRIIDLDILYYDRLVISTEELSIPHAQATQRAFVMIPLLEISPNLVDPSRKKKISEILASLDAKGQGVRKLDKSRY
- a CDS encoding cytidine/deoxycytidylate deaminase family protein, encoding MPLKKKAARPAKISGRAKILPGKKARPSWEKFFIDLARMVSTRSTCLRRQVGAVVVRDKRILATGYNGAPSGMEHCDQVGCIREQLKVPSGERHEICRAIHAEQNAIIQAATFGVSLAGGTIYITHHPCVLCSKMLINSGIKKVVYQQGYPDELSRLMLKEAKLKTTKCRP
- a CDS encoding serine hydroxymethyltransferase, which encodes MSDLKNKDPEIFKSIIDETERQEYGLELIASENFVSEEVMEAQGSVMTNKYAEGYPGKRYYGGCEFVDVAENIARDRAKKLFDCEYANVQPHSGSTANQAVYFTFCQPGDVVLGMDLAHGGHLTHGSPVSFSGKMYKIFSYGVKKETGYIDMDDAAKKAREHKPKMIIVGASAYSRHYDFAKFREIADEVGAYLFADVAHPAGLIAAGLHPSPIPHCHVVTTTTHKTLRGPRGGMVLIGQDSENPFGIKLKTKAGERLKMMSEVMDSTVMPGIQGGPLMHVIAAKAVAFKEALEPSFKTYAQQVIDNARALAASLVERGYSIVSGGTDNHLMLIDLTDKNITGKEAENALHAAGITVNKNMVPFDTRSPFVTSGFRMGTAALTTRGMKQNEMKLVAGMIDKVLSNIGNESKIKEVSGEIRELCRQFPLYPNLLKG